A section of the Pseudovibrio sp. M1P-2-3 genome encodes:
- the tssF gene encoding type VI secretion system baseplate subunit TssF, whose translation MTRLFKYYETELDYMRRAFTEFEAKHPQTAKTLGVNAGKSSDPDIQRLSDSLALIAARMTMRMDDTVPEMALDLTRIISPAFLLGAPSYCPVQVSSSASALRELSVIKKGQEISFSQAGEGASCRYMAAADSTIAPISVSNVKLETSPLAFETPQTLQDVEAALTFTVSTWDAKSSLQALDMDRLPFYVCAPAGRKKRLINLLAGEVLAIGIGTEGQKATHWLKKESLQLSLLNKDYTYLPSTQSGATGFDRLRNFLAYPDQGAYFELSGLKEALSKLPTGRVSLRLFIGGLAAKNLGDVASGDLAGNVIPLVNCYQDKSQPVRYDFARSQVPLKPVSASKMEAVTLQVSGIDMLTPTGAVALPAMTTPERRRNDRGPVWQERHFPKEFDHSRKWVSFSVPELKGEGESAQLEPLDLVASLVCSNGSAATTVRPGTESSFEHKDLSKIPFYILSEPSLPVFPEDNPEQHWNALSLINANFASIFEVEDPVKALKEALHLCAPTDFCMAANAIWAVNMSRSVAPVRVNGASLLTAGSSIEIILDLASLPFSAQVFAVVLHSFLGSFVSYDRFYQLSVRERGKDDPFCVFPRVHGGTVGG comes from the coding sequence ATGACCCGTTTGTTCAAGTACTACGAGACCGAGCTGGACTACATGCGGCGGGCGTTTACGGAGTTTGAGGCCAAGCATCCGCAAACTGCTAAAACCCTTGGTGTGAATGCGGGAAAAAGCTCTGATCCCGATATTCAGCGCTTGTCAGATTCTCTTGCGCTCATTGCCGCGCGCATGACTATGCGCATGGATGATACGGTTCCTGAGATGGCACTGGATCTGACGCGCATTATCAGCCCCGCATTTTTGCTGGGTGCGCCCAGTTACTGTCCGGTTCAGGTGTCTTCCAGTGCTTCTGCCCTGCGGGAATTGAGCGTGATTAAAAAAGGGCAGGAGATTTCTTTCAGCCAAGCGGGGGAGGGAGCAAGTTGCCGTTATATGGCGGCGGCTGACAGTACCATTGCCCCGATCTCGGTTTCAAATGTCAAACTTGAGACGAGCCCCCTTGCTTTTGAAACACCCCAGACCTTGCAGGATGTGGAAGCGGCGCTCACGTTCACCGTGTCTACATGGGATGCCAAATCCAGCTTGCAGGCTTTGGACATGGATAGATTGCCGTTTTATGTCTGCGCTCCGGCTGGCCGTAAAAAGCGTTTGATTAACCTGCTGGCCGGTGAAGTTCTGGCGATCGGTATCGGCACTGAGGGGCAAAAGGCGACCCACTGGCTTAAAAAAGAGTCCTTGCAGCTGAGCCTGCTGAATAAGGACTACACCTACCTTCCCTCTACCCAAAGCGGTGCAACGGGTTTTGACCGGCTAAGGAATTTCCTAGCCTATCCGGATCAAGGTGCTTACTTTGAGCTTTCAGGACTGAAAGAAGCTCTTTCCAAGTTGCCGACTGGCCGAGTGAGCCTGCGCTTGTTTATAGGCGGCCTTGCCGCGAAAAATCTGGGTGATGTTGCCTCTGGTGATTTAGCGGGAAACGTTATTCCGCTGGTGAACTGCTATCAAGACAAGTCGCAGCCGGTTCGCTATGACTTTGCCCGTTCGCAAGTGCCTCTTAAGCCTGTGTCTGCCTCGAAAATGGAAGCTGTGACCCTGCAGGTTTCCGGCATTGATATGCTCACGCCAACCGGTGCTGTGGCATTGCCAGCCATGACCACACCGGAACGGCGCAGAAATGACAGGGGCCCAGTGTGGCAGGAGCGCCATTTCCCAAAGGAGTTCGATCACAGCAGGAAATGGGTGAGCTTTTCCGTTCCTGAACTGAAGGGGGAGGGAGAAAGTGCTCAACTGGAGCCCCTTGATCTTGTTGCGTCTCTCGTATGCTCCAATGGCAGTGCGGCCACGACGGTGAGGCCCGGCACTGAAAGCAGTTTTGAGCATAAAGACTTATCGAAGATCCCGTTTTATATCCTCAGTGAGCCGAGCCTGCCGGTTTTTCCTGAAGACAACCCCGAGCAGCACTGGAATGCTCTGTCGTTAATCAATGCTAACTTTGCTTCCATTTTTGAGGTTGAAGATCCGGTTAAAGCCCTGAAAGAAGCGCTGCATTTGTGTGCGCCGACCGATTTTTGCATGGCTGCAAACGCCATATGGGCGGTGAATATGTCCAGATCCGTTGCTCCGGTTCGCGTGAATGGTGCTTCACTGTTAACCGCAGGAAGCTCTATCGAGATTATTCTGGATTTGGCGAGTCTGCCGTTTTCTGCGCAGGTTTTCGCAGTGGTGCTGCATAGTTTCTTGGGAAGTTTTGTCAGCTACGACCGGTTCTACCAACTGAGTGTGAGAGAGCGCGGGAAAGATGATCCTTTCTGCGTCTTTCCACGAGTTCATGGGGGGACGGTTGGAGGATGA